In Legionella cardiaca, a genomic segment contains:
- a CDS encoding ATP-binding cassette domain-containing protein, producing MITLYNVSKSFDDKASYSVRNINLSIMDGETLVLVGSSGGGKSTLLKLINHSLKPTTGTIEIDGQLIQTYPKVQLRRSMGFVFQHIGLFPHMTVGTNIAIIMHLMKIPKEQRIKRVNELLHLVNLEPEKYFNRYPDELSGGEQQRIGVARALATNPKYILMDEPFAALDAITRESLQNEVIELKKKLKKTIIFVTHDINEAFRLADRIAVIHDGGLEQVGTTEEVLAHPASEFVSQLLNNKKSD from the coding sequence ATGATCACACTATATAATGTTTCCAAATCCTTTGATGATAAAGCATCTTATTCCGTACGAAATATTAATCTTTCCATTATGGATGGTGAAACATTAGTATTAGTAGGCTCCTCGGGTGGAGGAAAATCAACCTTACTTAAGCTGATTAATCATTCTCTTAAACCGACTACAGGCACAATAGAAATAGACGGCCAACTAATACAAACCTATCCCAAAGTGCAATTGCGTCGCTCAATGGGATTTGTATTTCAACATATTGGCCTTTTTCCTCATATGACGGTAGGTACTAATATAGCCATTATTATGCACTTAATGAAAATTCCTAAAGAACAACGCATTAAACGTGTTAATGAACTATTACATTTAGTTAATCTGGAACCAGAAAAATATTTTAACCGTTATCCTGATGAATTGTCGGGAGGAGAACAGCAGCGCATAGGCGTAGCACGTGCTCTGGCAACTAATCCTAAGTATATTTTGATGGATGAGCCCTTTGCCGCATTAGATGCCATTACGCGTGAATCCTTACAAAACGAAGTCATTGAATTAAAGAAAAAGCTTAAGAAAACAATTATTTTTGTAACACATGATATTAATGAAGCCTTTCGTTTAGCAGACCGAATTGCCGTTATACATGATGGTGGTCTTGAACAAGTTGGTACAACAGAAGAGGTTTTAGCCCATCCTGCTAGCGAATTCGTAAGCCAATTACTTAACAATAAGAAAAGCGATTAA
- a CDS encoding DUF72 domain-containing protein produces MPKNQICIGTSGWVYSGWIGNFYPEKIKQTQTLPYYAEIFNSVELNNSFYQIPKEKNIKKWLELTPKNFIFSCKANRYITHMKKLQDTTDSVARLLDAFSHFEEKLGPILFQFPPYWPIDLPCLQKFIENLPHQYAYTFEFRHKSWFCESLYELLDTHQMALCFYDFKTYQSPQIVTSPFIYIRMHGPNLKPYQGAYEDQTLLEYAKKISDWQNNGKAIYCYFDNDEKCCAPQDAQRLKKIVM; encoded by the coding sequence ATGCCTAAAAACCAAATTTGCATAGGGACATCAGGTTGGGTCTACTCAGGTTGGATAGGTAATTTTTATCCAGAAAAAATCAAACAAACCCAAACATTACCTTACTATGCCGAAATATTTAATTCGGTAGAACTTAACAATAGTTTTTATCAGATACCTAAAGAGAAAAATATCAAGAAATGGCTAGAATTAACGCCAAAAAATTTTATCTTTTCGTGCAAAGCGAATCGTTATATTACACATATGAAAAAACTACAGGATACAACCGATAGTGTTGCAAGACTTCTCGATGCTTTTAGTCATTTTGAAGAAAAACTAGGACCCATTTTATTTCAGTTTCCCCCTTATTGGCCTATTGATCTTCCGTGTTTACAAAAATTTATTGAAAACTTACCTCATCAATACGCTTATACGTTCGAGTTTCGTCATAAAAGCTGGTTTTGCGAGTCTCTCTATGAATTGTTAGATACACACCAGATGGCACTTTGCTTTTATGATTTCAAAACTTATCAATCACCACAAATTGTAACAAGTCCTTTTATATACATTCGTATGCATGGTCCTAATTTAAAACCCTATCAGGGAGCCTACGAAGATCAAACCTTATTAGAATATGCCAAGAAGATTAGTGATTGGCAGAATAATGGAAAAGCAATTTATTGTTATTTTGACAATGACGAGAAATGCTGTGCGCCACAGGATGCACAACGACTAAAAAAAATAGTGATGTAA
- a CDS encoding amidase, with the protein MHSLYYLSATQIIELIKTKQVSAEEIMRAHLDRIDNINPSINALTQRVNHEKCIDEARQTDALIANKKPLKKLAGLPIAIKDALKIKGLICSAASPGWYKAGVASENATIVNRLQNEGAIIVGLTNVPEMCRGGDSDNLIYGRTNNPYDLSKTSGGSSGGSAALIAAGGVSLAIGSDGGGSIVQPSHCTGIAALKPTHGRIPPTGSIGGDAWGMISSMISYGPMARSVKDLLLGLTVIAGPDDCHPYTPPVDILSAVPLEQLRIAYFTENGFTPVNEEIQKTVREAALSLQSDVHSVTEDRPFCIGEAFNLHWDLFLGGDRGLGFKTLLHNLGVDKFSWELQEFVRQAELCELSVMELNERMVAIDRFRSEMLFFMKNYDVLISPVFPTVAKKHGIGIKEISDFSYAMAHNLTGWPTAVVRCGTSFDGLPIGVQVAARPWRDTNALAIAERLEQIHGGWRAPLM; encoded by the coding sequence GTGCATTCCCTTTATTACTTAAGTGCAACTCAAATTATTGAATTAATTAAAACTAAACAAGTTTCCGCAGAGGAGATTATGCGGGCTCATCTAGACAGGATTGATAACATTAATCCTTCAATCAATGCATTGACGCAACGGGTTAATCACGAGAAATGTATTGATGAGGCTCGTCAAACCGACGCGCTTATTGCCAATAAAAAACCTCTAAAAAAATTAGCCGGTCTTCCCATTGCTATAAAAGACGCTTTAAAAATAAAAGGGCTAATTTGTTCGGCTGCGTCTCCTGGTTGGTATAAGGCTGGGGTAGCGTCTGAAAATGCGACAATTGTTAATCGTTTGCAAAACGAAGGTGCCATTATTGTTGGATTGACTAATGTGCCAGAGATGTGTCGTGGCGGTGATTCGGACAATCTCATTTATGGTCGTACAAATAATCCTTACGATCTCAGCAAAACGTCGGGTGGAAGTAGTGGTGGATCGGCAGCTTTGATAGCTGCTGGCGGTGTGTCTTTAGCCATTGGTTCGGATGGTGGTGGTAGTATCGTTCAACCCTCTCATTGTACTGGCATTGCAGCGTTAAAACCAACTCATGGTCGTATCCCGCCAACTGGTTCTATCGGGGGAGATGCTTGGGGTATGATTAGCTCGATGATTAGTTATGGCCCTATGGCTCGCTCGGTTAAAGATCTTCTTCTTGGATTAACTGTTATTGCTGGTCCGGATGATTGTCATCCTTATACGCCTCCTGTAGATATCTTATCTGCTGTTCCGCTTGAGCAACTTCGTATTGCTTATTTTACTGAAAATGGTTTTACTCCAGTGAATGAGGAGATTCAAAAGACAGTGAGGGAGGCGGCTCTTTCTCTACAGTCTGATGTACATTCAGTAACAGAAGACCGTCCTTTTTGCATAGGTGAGGCGTTTAATCTCCATTGGGATTTATTTCTTGGTGGCGACAGGGGATTAGGTTTTAAAACACTCCTACATAACCTTGGTGTCGATAAATTTTCATGGGAATTACAGGAATTTGTTCGTCAAGCGGAACTTTGTGAATTGTCAGTAATGGAATTAAATGAGCGAATGGTTGCTATTGATCGTTTCCGCTCAGAAATGCTTTTTTTCATGAAAAATTATGATGTGTTAATAAGTCCCGTATTCCCCACAGTTGCCAAAAAACATGGTATCGGTATCAAGGAAATTAGTGATTTTTCCTATGCAATGGCGCACAATTTAACCGGCTGGCCAACTGCCGTGGTACGTTGTGGCACCTCTTTTGATGGTTTGCCTATTGGAGTACAAGTGGCTGCCCGACCCTGGAGGGATACTAATGCTTTAGCGATTGCTGAACGTTTAGAACAAATTCATGGTGGCTGGCGTGCACCACTAATGTAA
- a CDS encoding carotenoid biosynthesis protein gives MTKTQKTVDLGSGIRWGVILLYFLATLFSAVWHGPLAVVALPIILVFSIFIAVCLHGKERYGIKNLIIFFIITWLVSHFFEALSIQTGFPFGHYYYDKLVGPRLFQVPIVIMFAYFGTGYASWILAHILLGQYGARLAGKQIFLVPFIAAFIMVMWDVCMDPLASTVYSLWVWQGGGKYFGVPLQNYFGWFLVVYIIYQLFAFYIAKYDVVRKEKQALFSSKNFWREAVTIYGIQGLTQLVDPFGASNYMEIYGSMALLTIFTMMFVTLLSFIKIQQINEFELNTLAKR, from the coding sequence ATGACAAAAACTCAAAAGACGGTGGACTTGGGAAGTGGGATAAGATGGGGAGTAATTCTACTCTATTTTCTGGCTACTTTGTTTTCTGCTGTTTGGCATGGCCCGCTTGCTGTTGTTGCTCTACCTATAATTCTTGTTTTTTCCATTTTTATCGCCGTATGTTTACATGGTAAGGAACGTTACGGCATTAAAAATTTAATAATTTTCTTTATCATTACCTGGTTAGTCAGTCATTTTTTTGAGGCTTTAAGTATTCAAACAGGATTCCCGTTTGGTCATTATTATTATGACAAACTGGTTGGTCCAAGGTTATTTCAAGTACCGATTGTTATTATGTTCGCTTACTTTGGTACAGGATACGCTTCGTGGATTTTGGCTCATATACTTCTTGGCCAGTATGGTGCACGACTAGCAGGGAAGCAAATTTTTCTGGTGCCCTTTATAGCAGCATTCATAATGGTAATGTGGGATGTTTGTATGGACCCTCTGGCTTCAACCGTTTATTCTCTCTGGGTATGGCAAGGTGGTGGCAAATATTTTGGCGTCCCTTTACAAAATTATTTTGGTTGGTTTTTGGTTGTTTATATTATCTATCAACTTTTTGCATTCTATATTGCAAAATATGATGTCGTCAGAAAAGAAAAACAAGCGTTGTTTTCTTCTAAAAATTTTTGGCGGGAAGCGGTAACGATTTATGGAATCCAAGGTCTTACCCAATTAGTTGATCCTTTTGGTGCTTCAAATTATATGGAAATATACGGTTCAATGGCATTACTCACTATATTTACAATGATGTTTGTGACCTTGCTTTCTTTTATCAAAATTCAGCAAATAAATGAATTTGAATTAAATACACTGGCTAAGCGCTGA
- a CDS encoding outer membrane protein gives MLGKICLVGLTSFLVATPCFSGFYAGASVGPEGAHFVQKAFVRRVDVNPSPGTTAAQGSFSVVDKNRFSGVGVFGSIFAGYGYKYNQYYLAGEVNGNLSSVKYQLTNDEYIHSTFAKTYFTIKHSEGISLLPGYFLSESTLFYGRIGYANGRLKISESDPTIRSATKNRSGIRYGLGIRHALTPRLTLMMDYSQINYQSITGSVVEPFGMVYKKTKITPNTAQVGFGLIYNFDQPENVFVK, from the coding sequence ATGTTAGGGAAAATTTGCTTGGTTGGTCTCACCTCTTTTTTGGTAGCTACCCCCTGTTTTTCTGGCTTTTATGCCGGTGCAAGTGTCGGCCCAGAAGGCGCTCATTTTGTCCAAAAAGCCTTTGTCAGACGTGTCGATGTAAATCCGAGTCCCGGCACTACAGCAGCTCAAGGGTCGTTTAGTGTGGTTGATAAAAATCGTTTTTCCGGAGTGGGAGTTTTTGGTTCCATTTTTGCAGGTTACGGTTACAAATATAACCAATATTATTTGGCCGGCGAAGTCAATGGCAATCTTAGCTCTGTAAAGTATCAACTCACTAATGATGAATATATCCATTCAACTTTTGCGAAAACTTATTTCACCATAAAACATAGCGAGGGGATAAGTTTACTACCCGGGTATTTTCTCTCCGAGTCCACTTTATTTTACGGTCGCATAGGTTATGCAAATGGACGATTAAAAATTTCTGAATCCGACCCAACTATACGTAGCGCGACCAAAAACCGTAGTGGCATTCGCTATGGCTTAGGTATCAGACATGCTCTAACCCCACGTTTGACTCTTATGATGGACTATAGCCAAATCAATTATCAAAGCATAACCGGTAGTGTAGTTGAACCCTTTGGCATGGTTTATAAAAAAACAAAAATCACACCTAACACAGCTCAAGTAGGCTTTGGCTTAATTTATAATTTCGACCAACCTGAAAACGTGTTTGTCAAATAA
- a CDS encoding zeta toxin family protein, which yields MPFLYTTKRINFGVKPNLDLQRHEYHRTLRQALELSATSYSYQKTNQGRDYQWDNIAPEVALVIIQDAEKQGIFIKKEVLGNFNSNQQFNNIVLDKILAILNSNSDYLLFTQKLALHLTNNQTTTLSLEVLKSAGITTIEQFDAVYSEFLLQQKKLSKNFPNFAKIKDHDDFQQLLVFLANNPLYDKFLKSFMESLANEFNQARNKEDHLHSPATISKKSLSDFLAAISYGLAFNSSDTVLKKNTLYTKIIEGTLHYTVITPDGREVTDTIQSDQAGFAFDQYTCEEELRAILPVMLQITAKRGHTSDVALDSTSSLKNKAIAYLSGEYQHDLFLSHLPSLDLVKDEEHTFCIYHWLQQGNLSRFKDHIANNACQRYYSELDQFSNQVKEVIDDEIFSSVNAVATLMKEIVALIASLDADSQEKDSELDQKISQLILFLNEIKTYYSKTPLLKPGESLPSTAGNFAEFVRKIIFNSTYDKVIQYVTDQTDQSKAWKIDLLEVINALMGGQKFFFVREANKKKLTQLLTDKDGKSIPTTVVFRDSMKKHITTQLKANTHHYYTLRSYENDNLTPHQAPVTFRGGNLTDTLEETQLLAKKITKSGEFSADSHLLSGQENNIKKHEVRSGTAATLFATTGADGTRAATDRFDIALQYGGDKDIKILYILRGKKGINLHPYLDPMGKNKLSETAYTHIHPSDYVMTILYDKNNTILDVIPGNLTGEIHGVNDLTKKVILAGLEFYNIKHNPNYAGTVKLPVPQEQETPRAHTRKSLIEILQSHKTTSTSNEITNQSGSVRIRRSQTTDGYKRLHLDNLLTTTKTVSHDEESDVLPKSPFKYIPGKLAEVKAEANRHYNMRHILTLKNFSGWSEQERKLQEAHNRILQPGFMWGNISEQLMHAKIAKAEWLTDVLAPKPETALFLNIAACLITEYRVDIEDVNELAKSLHDSIYEKHVLELITIEQKILQAFDILEKQGSYQQCLHKAKLKMTELYPALEENSQTYLHYLASCLEIEKNIIRKQMTNQLMSEFLDKYLDEHAQLFKIKKKTVHPLADNRDFVFLGPAASGKSTISSQYISHEDRKDYVSLATDDYRGIHLPFTERFEKQEIEQVFIRTQDSAFLISELVEMRMAAKKSERANVIVDAVTYKPSQRALVEKNKNSIIVCACLDDMAKVVRRSYERALSEDAGSADKGRYVNTNSLLEMHKTASLNLIKYCAPDTRIAFYDTNIPRGAIPPLIATVDTHGTKSITICNDNGALLRLASFFNKSRVNIGAKSDDSLFFKKLKNAEFQIDSLFTVMDFGYKVILNGQNNVPYLTVEKGTNGTIIMNILDFSQLKTKLSESSKLENNLLKMILLYGHYGTLKEVHKQCLLHDNKVDLLVDKLLESLPEEKKSIQTTLA from the coding sequence ATGCCGTTTTTATATACTACGAAGCGCATTAATTTTGGTGTCAAACCTAATTTAGATCTTCAACGGCATGAATATCACCGCACACTCCGTCAGGCGCTTGAATTATCGGCAACAAGCTATTCTTATCAGAAAACAAATCAAGGAAGAGATTATCAATGGGATAATATTGCTCCAGAAGTGGCTCTTGTTATTATTCAGGATGCAGAGAAGCAAGGAATTTTCATTAAAAAGGAAGTGCTTGGTAATTTCAATTCCAACCAGCAATTTAATAACATTGTTTTGGATAAAATCCTTGCAATACTCAATAGTAATTCAGATTATTTGTTATTCACGCAAAAATTGGCTTTGCATCTTACCAATAACCAAACAACCACACTTAGTCTTGAAGTATTAAAATCGGCCGGGATAACAACCATTGAACAATTCGATGCTGTTTATAGTGAATTTTTGCTTCAGCAAAAAAAACTAAGCAAAAATTTTCCAAATTTTGCCAAAATTAAAGATCATGATGATTTTCAACAACTACTGGTTTTTTTAGCCAATAACCCTTTGTACGATAAATTCTTAAAGTCTTTCATGGAAAGTCTCGCCAATGAATTTAATCAAGCCAGAAATAAAGAGGATCATCTACACTCACCAGCAACAATTAGTAAAAAATCATTATCCGATTTTTTGGCAGCAATTAGTTATGGGCTTGCCTTCAACTCATCCGACACTGTACTGAAAAAAAATACTTTATATACAAAAATAATAGAGGGCACACTGCATTACACAGTAATAACGCCTGATGGGCGCGAAGTAACTGATACAATCCAATCAGACCAGGCTGGTTTTGCCTTTGATCAATATACTTGTGAAGAAGAATTAAGAGCTATTTTACCCGTCATGCTGCAGATTACAGCAAAAAGAGGGCATACGAGCGATGTTGCTCTTGATAGCACTTCATCGCTAAAAAATAAGGCAATAGCCTACCTTTCTGGCGAATATCAACATGATTTATTTTTATCTCACTTACCTTCGCTAGATTTGGTGAAAGATGAAGAGCATACATTTTGTATTTACCATTGGTTACAGCAAGGTAATTTATCCCGATTTAAAGATCATATAGCCAACAATGCTTGTCAGCGTTATTACAGTGAACTGGATCAATTCAGTAATCAAGTTAAAGAAGTCATTGATGATGAGATATTTAGCTCAGTGAACGCCGTAGCTACATTGATGAAGGAAATAGTCGCTCTCATTGCATCGCTCGATGCAGATTCTCAGGAAAAAGATAGCGAATTAGATCAAAAAATAAGTCAATTAATCCTATTTCTAAATGAAATAAAAACCTACTACTCTAAAACACCTTTACTAAAACCAGGCGAATCACTCCCTTCTACAGCAGGAAATTTCGCTGAGTTTGTCAGGAAAATAATATTTAATTCAACCTATGATAAAGTAATTCAATATGTCACTGATCAAACGGATCAATCTAAGGCATGGAAGATAGATCTTCTTGAAGTCATTAATGCCTTAATGGGAGGGCAGAAGTTTTTTTTCGTACGAGAAGCAAATAAAAAAAAGCTGACTCAATTACTTACTGACAAAGATGGTAAGAGCATACCTACCACCGTGGTATTCAGAGATTCGATGAAAAAACATATTACCACGCAATTAAAGGCTAATACCCATCATTATTACACCCTCCGTAGTTACGAAAATGATAATTTAACCCCTCATCAAGCACCTGTTACCTTCCGCGGGGGTAATTTAACCGATACATTGGAAGAAACCCAGTTACTTGCCAAAAAAATCACCAAAAGTGGCGAATTTTCCGCAGACAGCCATTTGTTAAGCGGACAAGAAAATAATATTAAAAAACACGAGGTCCGCTCTGGCACCGCAGCGACTTTATTTGCTACTACCGGGGCAGATGGGACAAGAGCAGCCACTGATAGATTTGATATTGCCTTGCAATACGGTGGCGATAAGGATATTAAAATCCTCTACATTTTGCGTGGCAAAAAAGGAATTAATCTACATCCCTATTTGGATCCTATGGGAAAAAATAAGCTTAGTGAGACTGCTTATACACATATCCACCCCAGTGATTATGTGATGACCATTCTTTATGATAAAAATAATACTATTCTCGATGTAATTCCTGGAAACCTGACAGGTGAAATCCACGGTGTCAACGACTTAACAAAAAAAGTAATTTTAGCAGGTCTTGAGTTTTATAATATAAAGCATAATCCTAATTATGCAGGCACGGTTAAATTGCCAGTTCCTCAAGAACAGGAAACACCTCGAGCACATACCCGCAAGTCATTAATAGAAATTCTTCAATCACATAAAACGACTTCAACATCAAATGAGATTACTAACCAATCAGGTAGTGTGAGAATAAGGCGCAGCCAGACTACTGACGGCTATAAACGGTTACATCTGGATAACCTTCTTACAACCACAAAAACTGTTTCTCATGACGAAGAGTCCGACGTCCTTCCCAAATCACCATTTAAATATATTCCTGGAAAATTGGCTGAAGTCAAAGCTGAGGCGAATAGACATTATAATATGCGGCATATTCTGACACTTAAAAATTTTAGTGGCTGGAGTGAGCAAGAAAGAAAATTACAAGAAGCGCATAATCGTATATTACAACCTGGATTTATGTGGGGAAATATAAGCGAGCAGTTAATGCACGCTAAAATTGCAAAAGCTGAATGGCTAACTGATGTATTGGCACCTAAACCAGAAACAGCACTTTTTCTTAACATTGCCGCGTGCTTGATTACTGAATACCGTGTGGATATAGAAGACGTCAATGAGTTAGCGAAATCCCTGCATGATTCAATTTATGAAAAGCATGTGCTTGAGCTTATAACTATCGAACAAAAGATACTACAAGCTTTTGACATTTTGGAGAAACAAGGTTCCTACCAACAATGTTTGCATAAAGCCAAACTTAAAATGACAGAATTATATCCTGCACTCGAAGAAAATTCTCAGACCTACCTTCATTATTTAGCTTCTTGTTTAGAAATTGAAAAAAATATAATAAGGAAACAGATGACAAACCAATTAATGTCAGAATTCCTTGATAAGTATCTAGATGAGCATGCTCAATTATTCAAAATCAAGAAAAAAACAGTACACCCGCTTGCCGATAACCGAGATTTTGTTTTTTTAGGACCGGCAGCCAGTGGTAAAAGTACCATTTCAAGCCAATATATTTCGCATGAAGATAGAAAAGATTATGTTTCTTTAGCCACCGATGATTATCGAGGAATCCATCTGCCATTCACTGAACGTTTTGAAAAACAAGAAATTGAGCAAGTTTTTATCCGTACCCAAGATTCCGCGTTTTTAATTAGTGAGCTTGTTGAAATGCGCATGGCGGCAAAAAAATCTGAAAGAGCTAATGTCATTGTCGATGCGGTAACTTATAAGCCCTCACAACGAGCACTGGTAGAAAAAAATAAAAATTCCATTATCGTCTGTGCCTGTCTTGATGACATGGCAAAAGTGGTTAGGCGGTCTTATGAACGAGCTCTCAGTGAAGATGCTGGCTCAGCTGATAAAGGTCGTTACGTCAACACCAATAGTTTACTCGAAATGCACAAAACGGCGAGTCTCAATTTAATAAAGTACTGTGCCCCAGACACCAGAATTGCCTTCTACGATACGAATATTCCACGCGGTGCAATACCTCCTTTAATAGCAACTGTTGACACCCATGGAACAAAATCTATAACAATTTGTAATGATAATGGAGCGTTACTAAGGCTAGCTTCTTTTTTTAATAAATCACGAGTCAATATCGGTGCTAAAAGCGACGATAGCCTTTTTTTCAAAAAACTAAAAAATGCTGAGTTTCAAATTGACTCATTATTTACTGTCATGGACTTCGGTTATAAAGTTATCCTGAATGGTCAGAATAATGTTCCTTACTTGACCGTAGAAAAAGGAACAAATGGCACTATTATTATGAATATTTTAGATTTTTCTCAGCTTAAGACAAAATTGTCTGAATCTTCAAAACTGGAAAATAATTTACTGAAAATGATTTTACTTTATGGGCATTATGGCACACTTAAAGAAGTCCATAAGCAATGCCTGCTCCATGATAATAAGGTTGACTTGTTAGTTGATAAATTACTAGAGTCCTTACCTGAAGAGAAAAAGAGTATACAAACAACGCTTGCATAA
- a CDS encoding MFS transporter, translated as MQKDQRKLLILSSLGGILEFYDFIIFALFASYISSAFFPAANQLAGLMITFATFAIGYLVRPLGGIVFGHFGDRIGRKVTFTISILMMAFATLGIGLMPSYSTIGMAAPFLIVSLRIIQGLSIGGEIPGAITYVSESFPLHKGFACGIIFCALTMGIVLGSIVHAAIVTLLSNDQMHSFGWRLPFILGGIFGFFSYLLRKDLHESSQFIAIEGSIEKFPIINILKQHLSYVITGALITALCAVIVTSLFLFIPAYFTEVLHLPANTYIWQRTAAIALGSSLSIFFGYVADSKQSKLLILLTLLAALLAYPIFVIYAYYPQLYFIALLSSSILLGLSAGTIPRLLSELFPTKVRYSGIAISYNLGFAFFGGLTPFISLSFIYYTGGITTPALYLIAVSLLSILSLLFIKLKKAKYNLLTKPIIL; from the coding sequence GTGCAAAAGGATCAACGTAAGCTATTAATACTCTCAAGCCTGGGTGGAATCCTGGAGTTTTATGATTTTATCATTTTTGCCTTGTTCGCAAGCTATATCTCCAGTGCTTTTTTCCCAGCAGCCAATCAACTTGCAGGCTTAATGATTACTTTTGCGACTTTTGCTATTGGCTACCTTGTCAGACCCTTGGGGGGTATTGTTTTCGGTCATTTTGGCGATCGTATTGGTCGTAAAGTAACCTTTACTATATCAATACTGATGATGGCTTTTGCGACGCTAGGTATAGGACTCATGCCCTCTTACTCCACGATTGGCATGGCAGCACCTTTTTTAATTGTTAGTTTACGTATCATCCAAGGACTTTCTATTGGTGGCGAGATACCTGGAGCAATCACTTATGTCAGTGAATCGTTTCCTCTTCACAAAGGTTTCGCCTGTGGCATTATTTTTTGTGCACTAACTATGGGCATTGTTTTAGGTTCAATTGTTCATGCAGCAATTGTAACACTTCTTTCAAATGACCAAATGCATAGTTTTGGCTGGCGGTTACCCTTTATTCTTGGAGGTATTTTTGGATTCTTTAGTTATTTACTACGTAAAGATTTACATGAATCTTCGCAATTTATAGCTATTGAAGGTTCCATCGAGAAATTCCCTATTATTAATATCCTTAAACAACATCTGTCTTATGTTATCACTGGTGCATTGATAACAGCGCTTTGTGCCGTCATTGTTACCTCCCTATTTTTATTTATCCCAGCTTATTTTACCGAAGTTTTACATTTACCAGCCAATACCTATATCTGGCAACGCACAGCAGCGATTGCTCTGGGCTCAAGCCTAAGCATCTTTTTTGGCTATGTAGCGGACAGTAAGCAAAGTAAATTGCTAATTCTTCTAACGTTGCTGGCAGCTTTATTAGCTTACCCCATCTTTGTTATCTATGCTTATTATCCCCAGCTTTACTTCATTGCCTTGCTTAGCAGCTCAATCCTGTTAGGACTTTCCGCTGGCACAATTCCCCGACTTTTAAGTGAATTATTTCCGACAAAAGTTCGTTACAGTGGAATCGCAATAAGTTATAACTTAGGCTTTGCCTTTTTTGGAGGTTTAACACCTTTTATTTCATTATCTTTCATCTACTATACTGGTGGGATTACTACTCCGGCATTGTATTTAATAGCGGTTTCCTTGTTATCAATTTTGTCATTATTATTTATTAAATTGAAAAAAGCTAAGTACAATCTGCTTACTAAACCTATTATCTTGTAA
- a CDS encoding helix-turn-helix domain-containing protein, with product MLIEEEPNQTTLSNAKKNHSAFYYLEHLPLVAFRNLCMAVFIKDLQSHYLWANDFFIRKSAGYRSVNEIYNKQDYDFSWHQYADELTTNDKILFTTHEPITIRERILRHEGSFIDIISNKSLLYDKQQNLIGLIGFSMELPKSEGLQSLSQREYQAVLLVREGYTDKQIAKHLQISPRTVESHITNAKRKLGVTTRTQLIAKFCRNLS from the coding sequence ATGCTAATAGAAGAAGAGCCTAATCAAACAACTCTTAGCAACGCCAAGAAAAACCACTCAGCGTTTTATTATCTTGAACACCTCCCTTTAGTGGCTTTTAGAAATTTATGCATGGCTGTTTTTATAAAGGACTTGCAGAGTCATTATCTGTGGGCTAATGATTTTTTTATACGTAAATCGGCTGGCTATCGTTCTGTTAATGAGATTTACAATAAACAAGACTATGATTTTTCATGGCATCAATATGCAGACGAACTAACAACCAATGATAAAATACTATTCACAACGCATGAGCCCATCACAATACGTGAACGTATTTTACGTCATGAAGGAAGTTTTATAGATATTATTAGCAATAAATCTCTTTTGTATGATAAACAGCAAAACCTCATTGGCTTAATCGGTTTTAGTATGGAATTACCTAAATCTGAAGGATTACAAAGTTTAAGCCAGCGAGAATATCAAGCTGTTTTATTAGTACGAGAAGGTTACACAGACAAGCAAATAGCAAAACACTTGCAAATATCACCAAGAACAGTCGAGTCTCATATCACAAATGCAAAACGCAAGTTAGGGGTCACTACACGCACACAACTGATTGCTAAATTTTGTCGCAATCTTTCGTAA